From a single Streptomyces sp. NBC_00377 genomic region:
- the thrB gene encoding homoserine kinase produces MAGPAFRAAPVRVRVPATSANLGPGFDAFGLALGLYDDVVVRVADSGLHIDIAGEGSETLPRDEKHLLVRSLRTAFDVLGGQPRGLEIVCANRIPHGRGLGSSSAAICAGIVAARAVTIGGESRLDDAGLLELATEIEGHPDNVAACLLGGFSLSWMEAGAARAIRMEPAGSIVPVVFVPGKPVLTETARGLLPRSVPHVDAAANAGRAALLLEALTRRPELLLPATEDRLHQEYRAPAMPESAALVERLRADGIPAVISGAGPTVMALADAGTADKIEASAGADWAANRLAMDLKGACVLPLAPAGEAHSGDI; encoded by the coding sequence ATGGCCGGTCCCGCCTTCCGCGCCGCCCCCGTCCGGGTGCGCGTTCCCGCCACCAGTGCCAACCTCGGCCCGGGCTTCGACGCCTTCGGCCTCGCGCTGGGGCTCTACGACGACGTGGTCGTCCGGGTGGCCGACTCCGGGCTGCACATCGACATCGCGGGGGAGGGCAGCGAGACGCTGCCGCGCGACGAGAAGCACCTCCTGGTCCGCTCCCTGCGCACCGCCTTCGACGTCCTGGGCGGCCAGCCGCGCGGCCTGGAGATCGTCTGCGCCAACCGCATCCCGCACGGCCGCGGACTCGGCTCCTCCTCCGCCGCCATCTGCGCCGGGATCGTCGCCGCGCGCGCGGTGACCATAGGAGGGGAGAGCAGGCTCGACGACGCGGGCCTGCTCGAGCTCGCCACCGAGATCGAGGGCCACCCGGACAACGTGGCGGCCTGTCTGCTGGGCGGGTTCTCGCTGTCCTGGATGGAGGCCGGCGCCGCGCGGGCCATCAGGATGGAGCCCGCCGGTTCCATCGTTCCGGTGGTTTTCGTGCCCGGGAAGCCGGTTCTCACCGAGACCGCGCGCGGTCTGCTCCCGCGCTCCGTCCCGCACGTCGACGCAGCCGCCAACGCGGGCCGCGCCGCACTGCTCCTCGAGGCCCTCACCCGGCGACCCGAACTGCTGCTGCCCGCCACCGAGGACCGGCTGCACCAGGAGTACCGCGCGCCCGCCATGCCGGAGAGCGCGGCGCTGGTGGAGCGACTGCGCGCCGACGGCATTCCCGCCGTCATCTCGGGCGCCGGGCCCACCGTCATGGCGCTGGCCGACGCGGGCACGGCCGACAAGATCGAGGCCTCGGCCGGGGCGGACTGGGCCGCGAACCGCCTGGCCATGGACCTGAAGGGCGCGTGCGTACTGCCGCTCGCGCCCGCCGGTGAAGCTCATTCCGGCGACATTTAA
- the thrC gene encoding threonine synthase, whose amino-acid sequence MTHQWRGIIEEYRDRLPVSDSTPVVTLREGGTPLVPAQVLSERTGCEVHLKVEGANPTGSFKDRGMTMAITRAKEEGAQAVICASTGNTSASAAAYAVRAGMVSAVLVPQGKIALGKMGQALIHGAKILQVDGNFDDCLTLARALSDNYPVALVNSVNPVRIEGQKTAAFEIVDMLGDAPDIHVLPVGNAGNITAYWKGYQEYAADKIARRTPRMWGFQASGSAPIVRGEVVKDPSTIATAIRIGNPASWKFALAAQEESGGFIDEVTDREILRAYRLLAAQEGVFVEPASAASVAGLLKAAEQGKVDPGQKIVCTVTGNGLKDPDWAVAGAPQPVTVPVDAVTAAERLGLA is encoded by the coding sequence ATGACCCACCAGTGGCGCGGAATCATCGAGGAGTACCGGGACCGACTGCCGGTATCCGACAGCACGCCGGTCGTGACGCTCCGTGAGGGCGGCACGCCCCTCGTGCCCGCGCAGGTGCTCTCCGAGCGCACGGGCTGCGAGGTCCACCTCAAGGTGGAGGGTGCCAACCCGACCGGGTCCTTCAAGGACCGCGGTATGACCATGGCCATCACCCGGGCGAAGGAGGAGGGCGCGCAGGCCGTCATCTGCGCCTCCACCGGCAACACGTCGGCCTCGGCCGCCGCCTACGCGGTGCGGGCGGGCATGGTCTCGGCCGTTCTCGTCCCGCAGGGCAAGATCGCGCTCGGCAAGATGGGCCAGGCCCTCATCCACGGCGCGAAGATCCTCCAGGTCGACGGCAACTTCGACGACTGCCTCACGCTGGCCCGTGCGCTGAGCGACAACTACCCGGTGGCGCTGGTCAATTCGGTGAACCCGGTCCGTATCGAGGGTCAGAAGACCGCCGCGTTCGAGATCGTCGACATGCTCGGCGACGCCCCCGACATCCACGTCCTGCCGGTCGGCAACGCGGGCAACATCACCGCGTACTGGAAGGGGTACCAGGAGTACGCCGCCGACAAGATCGCCCGGCGGACGCCCCGTATGTGGGGTTTCCAGGCGTCCGGCAGCGCTCCGATCGTGCGCGGTGAGGTCGTCAAGGACCCGTCGACGATCGCCACCGCGATCCGCATCGGCAACCCCGCCTCCTGGAAGTTCGCGCTGGCCGCGCAGGAGGAGTCCGGCGGCTTCATCGACGAGGTGACGGACCGTGAGATCCTGCGCGCCTACCGGCTGTTGGCCGCGCAGGAGGGCGTCTTCGTGGAGCCCGCGTCCGCCGCGTCCGTGGCCGGTCTGCTGAAGGCCGCCGAGCAGGGCAAGGTCGACCCGGGGCAGAAGATCGTGTGCACCGTGACCGGCAACGGCCTCAAGGACCCGGACTGGGCCGTCGCCGGCGCCCCGCAGCCCGTCACGGTCCCGGTCGACGCGGTGACGGCGGCCGAGCGCCTCGGCCTCGCGTAA
- a CDS encoding homoserine dehydrogenase codes for MRTRPLKVALLGCGVVGSEVARIMTTHADDLAARIGAPVELAGVAVRRPSRVREGIDPALVTTDATALVKRGDIDVVVEVIGGIEPARTLITTAFEHGASVVSANKALLAQDGAALHAAADGHGKDLYYEAAVAGAIPLIRPLRESLAGDKVNRVLGIVNGTTNFILDKMDSSGAGYQEALDEATALGYAEADPTADVEAFDAAAKAAILAGIAFHTRVRLDDVYREGMTEVTAADFGSAREMGCTIKLLAICERAADGGSVTARVHPAMIPLTHPLASVRGAYNAVFVESDAAGQLMFYGPGAGGAPTASAVLGDLVAVCRNRLSGATGPGESAYAALPVSPMGDVVTRYHISLDVADKPGVLAQVATVFAEHGVSIDTVRQQGRQDSDGEASLVVVTHRASDASLTGTVEALRKLDTVRGVASIMRVEGE; via the coding sequence ATGCGTACGCGTCCGCTGAAGGTGGCGCTGCTGGGCTGTGGAGTGGTCGGCTCAGAGGTGGCGCGCATCATGACGACGCACGCCGACGACCTGGCCGCGAGGATCGGGGCCCCCGTGGAACTGGCCGGGGTGGCGGTCCGGCGGCCGTCCCGGGTCCGGGAGGGCATCGACCCCGCCCTCGTCACCACCGACGCCACCGCCCTGGTCAAACGGGGTGACATCGACGTCGTCGTCGAGGTCATCGGAGGCATCGAGCCCGCTCGTACGCTCATCACCACCGCTTTCGAGCACGGCGCGTCCGTCGTGTCGGCGAACAAGGCGCTGCTCGCCCAGGACGGCGCCGCGCTGCACGCCGCCGCCGACGGACACGGCAAGGACCTCTACTACGAGGCTGCCGTCGCCGGCGCCATTCCGCTGATCCGGCCGCTCCGTGAGTCCCTCGCCGGGGACAAGGTCAACCGGGTGCTCGGGATCGTCAACGGCACCACGAACTTCATCCTCGACAAGATGGACTCCTCCGGCGCCGGATATCAGGAAGCCCTCGACGAGGCCACCGCCCTGGGGTACGCCGAGGCGGACCCCACCGCCGACGTCGAGGCCTTCGACGCGGCCGCCAAGGCCGCCATCCTCGCCGGGATCGCCTTCCACACACGCGTGCGCCTCGACGACGTCTACCGCGAGGGCATGACCGAGGTGACGGCGGCCGACTTCGGCTCCGCCAGGGAGATGGGCTGCACCATCAAACTGCTCGCCATCTGCGAGCGGGCGGCCGACGGGGGTTCCGTCACCGCGCGCGTGCACCCCGCGATGATTCCGCTGACCCACCCGCTCGCCTCGGTGCGCGGTGCCTACAACGCCGTCTTCGTGGAATCCGACGCGGCCGGGCAGCTCATGTTCTACGGTCCCGGCGCCGGTGGTGCTCCCACCGCCTCAGCCGTGCTCGGCGACCTCGTCGCCGTCTGCCGCAACCGGCTCAGCGGGGCAACGGGGCCCGGCGAGTCGGCGTATGCCGCCCTGCCGGTGTCGCCCATGGGCGACGTCGTCACGCGCTACCACATCAGCCTGGACGTCGCCGACAAACCGGGTGTTCTCGCCCAGGTGGCGACCGTGTTCGCCGAGCACGGGGTGTCCATCGATACGGTTCGCCAGCAAGGACGGCAGGACAGCGACGGCGAGGCCTCCCTCGTCGTCGTCACCCACCGCGCGTCCGACGCCTCCCTGACCGGGACCGTCGAGGCGCTGCGCAAGCTCGACACCGTGCGGGGTGTCGCCAGCATCATGCGGGTTGAAGGAGAGTAA
- the lysA gene encoding diaminopimelate decarboxylase, giving the protein MSRSAHPAGPRHADVLPEGHYSAPPTDLNALHPKVWAHTVTRDAEGVLTVGGVDVTTLAEQHGTPAYILDEADFRDRARAWRTAFGADADVFYAGKAFLSRAVVRWLHEEGLNLDVCSGGELATALSAGMPADRIAFHGNNKSVDEIRRAIDAGVGRIVLDSFQEIVRVAHVAQSLGKRQRVQIRITVGVEAHTHEFIATAHEDQKFGIPLAGGQAAEAVRRALQLDGLELIGLHSHIGSQIFDMSGFEVAAHRVVGLLKDIRDEHGVELPEIDLGGGLGIAYTGDDDPREPHEIAKALTEIVTRECESARLRTPRISVEPGRAIVGPTAFTLYEVGTIKPLDGLRTYVSVDGGMSDNIRTALYDAEYSVALVSRTSEAAPMLARVVGKHCESGDIVVKDAFLPADLAPGDLIAVPATGAYCRSMASNYNHVLRPPVVAVRDGESRVIVRRETEEDLLRLDVG; this is encoded by the coding sequence ATGAGCCGTTCCGCCCACCCCGCCGGGCCCCGCCACGCCGACGTCCTTCCGGAGGGGCACTACTCCGCCCCGCCCACCGATCTCAACGCCCTGCACCCGAAGGTCTGGGCGCACACCGTCACCCGCGACGCCGAAGGCGTGCTGACCGTGGGCGGTGTCGACGTCACCACCCTCGCCGAGCAGCACGGCACCCCGGCCTACATCCTCGACGAGGCCGACTTCCGGGACCGGGCCCGGGCCTGGCGTACCGCTTTCGGGGCCGACGCCGACGTGTTCTACGCGGGCAAGGCGTTCCTGTCCCGGGCCGTCGTGCGGTGGCTGCACGAGGAGGGGCTCAACCTCGACGTCTGCTCGGGCGGCGAGCTCGCCACCGCCCTCTCCGCCGGCATGCCCGCCGATCGCATCGCGTTCCACGGCAACAACAAGTCCGTCGACGAGATCCGCCGTGCCATCGACGCGGGGGTCGGGCGGATCGTCCTCGACTCCTTCCAGGAGATCGTGCGCGTCGCCCATGTCGCGCAGTCCCTCGGCAAGCGGCAGCGTGTGCAGATCCGTATCACCGTCGGCGTCGAGGCCCATACGCACGAGTTCATCGCGACCGCGCACGAGGACCAGAAGTTCGGGATTCCGCTCGCGGGCGGACAGGCGGCGGAAGCCGTCCGGCGGGCCCTTCAGCTCGACGGGCTGGAACTCATCGGACTGCACTCGCACATCGGGTCCCAGATCTTCGACATGTCCGGCTTCGAGGTCGCCGCCCACCGGGTGGTCGGGCTGCTCAAGGACATCCGTGACGAGCACGGCGTCGAGCTGCCCGAGATCGACCTCGGCGGTGGCCTCGGGATCGCGTACACCGGCGACGACGATCCGCGTGAGCCGCACGAGATCGCCAAGGCGCTCACCGAGATCGTCACCCGTGAGTGTGAGAGCGCCCGTCTGCGCACTCCCCGTATCTCCGTGGAGCCGGGGCGCGCGATCGTCGGGCCGACCGCCTTCACCCTCTACGAGGTCGGCACCATCAAGCCCCTCGACGGGCTGCGCACGTACGTCTCCGTCGACGGCGGGATGTCGGACAACATCCGCACCGCGCTGTACGACGCGGAGTACAGCGTCGCGCTGGTCTCCCGGACCTCCGAGGCCGCGCCGATGCTCGCCCGGGTCGTCGGCAAGCACTGCGAGAGCGGCGACATCGTCGTGAAGGACGCGTTCCTGCCCGCCGACCTGGCACCGGGTGACCTGATCGCCGTACCGGCCACGGGCGCGTACTGCCGGTCCATGGCCAGCAACTACAACCATGTGCTGCGGCCGCCCGTCGTCGCGGTGCGCGACGGGGAGTCGCGGGTCATCGTGCGGCGGGAGACCGAGGAGGATCTGCTGCGGCTCGACGTCGGCTGA